From one Streptomyces mobaraensis genomic stretch:
- the hrpB gene encoding ATP-dependent helicase HrpB: MIRTDVLDRLPVRGALPALVSALDGHGTAVLCAPPGTGKTTLVPLVLAGLVGPEGPVRRVLVAEPRRIAARAAARRMAWLLGEEAGGRVGFTVRGERRVGPGTVVEVVTTGVLLQRLQRDQELSGVDVVVLDECHERHLDADTAAAFLLDVRAALRPELRLVAASATTDAEGWARLLGDAPVVTAEGVSHPVETVWAPPERPVRPPHGTRVDPVLLEHVAGVVRRALRERAGDVLCFLPGVGEIARVAGLLGGPVELGAEVLQVHGRAPAAVQEAVLAGGSGTRRVVLATSVAESSLTVPGVRVVVDSGLAREPRTDHARGLSALATVRASRAAGRQRAGRAGREAPGAVYRCWAEADETRLAAFPAPEILVADLAGFALQAACWGDPDASGLALLDPPPTGALAAARAVLTATGAVDADGRPTARGHRMARLGVHPRLARALLDGAAEMGARRTAEIVALLSEEPPREYGDDLAAAWRAARRGGDAYSGRWRAEARRLESALRGVAGEKPGDAGGALTDDAAAGLVAALAFPERVARARGEGAFLMVSGTGAVLGDGSRLRSAPWLAVAVADRPVTSASARVRLGAVIDEDTARATAGALFAEAEEVCWSAERGDVVARRVARLGAVELASRPLSSPGRGLLRAALVEGLRAEGPGLLRWNPEATGLRERLAFLHRELGAPWPDVSDEALLGDPEAWLGPELDAARRRADLERVDARAALERLLPWASGEAARLAELAPERIEVPSGSRIRVDYASGRPVLAVKLQELFGWQRTPTVAGGRVPVLVHLLSPAGRPAAVTADLASFWRDGYRAVRAELRGRYPRHPWPEDPSTAEPTRRANARRR, from the coding sequence GTGATCCGTACCGACGTCCTCGACCGGCTTCCCGTCCGCGGCGCGCTGCCCGCCCTCGTCTCCGCCCTGGACGGGCACGGCACCGCCGTGCTCTGCGCGCCGCCCGGCACGGGCAAGACGACGCTGGTCCCGCTGGTTCTGGCGGGGCTGGTGGGGCCGGAGGGTCCGGTCCGGCGGGTCCTGGTGGCCGAGCCGCGGCGGATCGCCGCCCGCGCGGCGGCGCGGCGCATGGCGTGGCTGCTGGGCGAGGAGGCCGGGGGCCGGGTGGGGTTCACGGTGCGTGGTGAGCGCAGGGTGGGGCCCGGGACCGTCGTGGAGGTGGTGACGACGGGTGTGCTGCTGCAGCGGCTCCAGCGCGACCAGGAGCTCTCCGGGGTCGACGTGGTGGTGCTCGACGAGTGCCACGAGCGGCACCTGGACGCCGACACGGCGGCGGCGTTCCTGCTGGACGTGCGGGCCGCGCTGCGGCCGGAGCTGCGGCTGGTCGCGGCGTCGGCGACGACGGACGCCGAGGGGTGGGCCCGGCTGCTCGGTGACGCGCCGGTGGTCACCGCCGAGGGTGTGTCGCACCCGGTGGAGACGGTGTGGGCGCCGCCGGAGCGGCCGGTGCGGCCGCCGCACGGGACGCGCGTGGACCCGGTGCTGCTGGAGCACGTGGCGGGGGTGGTGCGGCGGGCGCTGCGGGAGCGGGCGGGCGACGTGCTGTGCTTCCTGCCCGGTGTCGGCGAGATCGCCCGGGTGGCGGGGCTGCTGGGCGGTCCGGTGGAGCTGGGGGCGGAGGTCCTCCAGGTGCACGGACGGGCTCCGGCGGCGGTGCAGGAGGCGGTTCTGGCGGGCGGGTCGGGGACGCGGCGGGTGGTGCTGGCGACGTCGGTGGCGGAGTCGAGCCTGACCGTGCCCGGCGTCCGCGTGGTGGTGGATTCCGGGCTGGCCCGGGAGCCGCGGACGGACCACGCGCGCGGGCTGAGCGCGCTGGCCACCGTCCGGGCGTCGCGGGCCGCCGGCCGGCAGCGGGCGGGGCGCGCGGGGCGTGAGGCGCCGGGGGCCGTCTACCGCTGCTGGGCCGAGGCCGACGAGACGCGGCTGGCCGCGTTCCCGGCGCCGGAGATCCTCGTCGCCGATCTGGCGGGGTTCGCGCTCCAGGCAGCCTGCTGGGGCGATCCGGACGCGAGCGGGCTGGCGCTGCTGGACCCGCCGCCGACCGGCGCGCTGGCCGCCGCGCGCGCCGTGCTGACGGCCACGGGCGCTGTGGACGCGGACGGGCGCCCCACCGCGCGCGGGCACCGGATGGCCCGGCTGGGCGTGCACCCGCGGCTGGCCCGGGCCCTGCTGGACGGCGCCGCCGAGATGGGGGCGCGGCGCACGGCCGAGATCGTGGCGCTGCTGAGCGAGGAGCCGCCGCGCGAGTACGGCGACGACCTGGCGGCCGCCTGGCGGGCCGCGCGCCGGGGCGGTGACGCCTACTCCGGCCGCTGGCGGGCGGAGGCCAGGCGGCTGGAGTCGGCCCTGCGCGGTGTCGCCGGGGAAAAGCCCGGGGACGCCGGGGGTGCGCTCACCGACGACGCCGCCGCGGGGCTGGTCGCCGCGCTGGCGTTCCCCGAGCGGGTCGCGCGGGCGCGCGGCGAGGGCGCGTTCCTGATGGTGTCGGGGACCGGTGCCGTCCTGGGCGACGGTTCGCGGCTGCGCAGCGCGCCGTGGCTGGCGGTGGCCGTGGCCGACCGGCCGGTCACCTCGGCGTCGGCTCGGGTGCGGCTGGGCGCGGTGATCGACGAGGACACGGCTCGGGCCACCGCCGGGGCGCTCTTCGCCGAGGCGGAGGAGGTGTGCTGGTCGGCGGAGCGGGGTGACGTGGTGGCCCGGCGCGTGGCCCGGCTGGGCGCGGTGGAACTGGCCTCCCGGCCACTCTCCTCACCCGGCCGCGGCCTCCTCCGCGCGGCCCTGGTGGAGGGGCTGCGCGCCGAGGGGCCGGGGCTGCTGCGCTGGAATCCGGAGGCGACCGGGCTGCGGGAGCGGCTCGCGTTCCTCCACCGCGAGCTGGGCGCGCCCTGGCCGGACGTCTCCGACGAGGCACTGCTGGGCGACCCCGAGGCGTGGCTGGGCCCGGAGCTGGACGCCGCGCGGCGCCGCGCCGATCTGGAGCGGGTGGACGCCCGGGCCGCCCTGGAACGGCTGCTTCCATGGGCGAGCGGAGAGGCGGCCCGGCTGGCCGAGCTGGCCCCCGAGCGGATCGAGGTGCCCAGCGGGTCGCGGATCCGGGTGGACTACGCGAGCGGGCGGCCGGTGCTGGCCGTCAAGCTGCAGGAGCTGTTCGGCTGGCAGCGGACGCCGACGGTGGCCGGCGGGCGGGTGCCCGTCCTCGTCCACCTGCTGTCACCGGCCGGGCGGCCGGCGGCGGTCACGGCGGACCTGGCCTCGTTCTGGCGCGACGGCTACCGGGCGGTCCGGGCCGAGCTGCGGGGCCGCTATCCGCGGCACCCCTGGCCGGAGGACCCGTCCACGGCGGAGCCCACGCGGCGGGCGAACGCCCGGCGCCGGTGA
- a CDS encoding L-lactate permease, whose amino-acid sequence MNAALATLPVLVTLVLLALGVRALYAALAALTTALVLTATAFRTPLDDLGDAHLRMLPTVVELAAILFGGILLSELMTRTGAQARMGERLGSACSSPGRAVLLVTLGVTPFAESLTGFGIGVIVAIPLLRRLGLPPARAAAAGLLGLVTVPWGSLAPGSLVAAELGDVGFQRLGVDSALLSAPVFLICGAAALTVGLGARRALASAGDLAIAVTALWATVWAVDTYVGVPPAGVLGGLVTMAVLLLVSRLRERNGGGGEPVGRALSPYGFLVAGLLLSRAALEAAGVTEGWWTVVAGPAGWLPLTAVLAPRLLGASEPVLGGAARAAFGRWWQVALTTVVFLALGTLLTVTGMSREIAGACASLGSSYLFLAPWIGAVGGFLAGSNTGANAMFAAGQAETARALGHSAAHLVAVQNVSAALASGAAAARVALAAQLAENAPGPASVRPRTEPVPADAPGTGGTATRQLTAAPAVTETAADTPVDTRWVLRTVLGVHALVFLTTGVIGVLWG is encoded by the coding sequence GTGAACGCCGCTCTCGCCACCCTGCCCGTCCTCGTCACCCTGGTGCTCCTCGCCCTGGGCGTGCGCGCGCTGTACGCCGCGCTGGCGGCCCTGACGACCGCGCTGGTCCTCACCGCCACGGCCTTCCGCACGCCCCTGGACGACCTCGGCGACGCCCACCTGCGCATGCTGCCCACCGTCGTCGAACTCGCGGCGATCCTCTTCGGCGGCATCCTGCTCAGCGAACTGATGACCCGCACCGGCGCCCAGGCGCGCATGGGGGAGCGACTCGGCAGCGCTTGCAGCTCACCGGGGCGCGCGGTGCTCCTGGTGACGCTGGGAGTCACTCCGTTCGCCGAGTCGCTGACCGGATTCGGCATCGGCGTGATCGTCGCCATCCCGCTGCTGCGCCGGCTCGGCCTGCCCCCGGCGCGCGCCGCCGCGGCCGGCCTGCTCGGGCTGGTGACCGTCCCCTGGGGCTCGCTGGCGCCGGGCAGCCTGGTCGCGGCCGAACTCGGCGACGTCGGATTCCAGCGGCTCGGCGTCGACTCCGCCCTGCTGTCCGCGCCCGTCTTCCTCATCTGCGGCGCCGCCGCCCTGACCGTCGGCCTCGGCGCCCGCCGCGCCCTGGCCTCCGCCGGCGACCTCGCCATCGCCGTGACCGCGCTCTGGGCCACCGTCTGGGCCGTCGACACCTACGTCGGCGTGCCCCCGGCCGGCGTACTGGGCGGGCTCGTCACGATGGCCGTCCTGCTGCTCGTCTCCCGGCTGCGGGAGCGGAACGGCGGGGGCGGCGAGCCCGTCGGCCGCGCCCTGTCCCCGTACGGGTTCCTGGTCGCCGGCCTGCTGCTGAGCCGCGCGGCGCTGGAGGCGGCCGGGGTCACGGAGGGCTGGTGGACGGTCGTCGCCGGTCCCGCCGGCTGGCTGCCGCTGACCGCCGTCCTCGCCCCGCGTCTGCTGGGCGCCTCCGAGCCGGTGCTCGGCGGGGCCGCCCGCGCCGCCTTCGGCCGCTGGTGGCAGGTGGCCCTGACGACCGTCGTCTTCCTCGCCCTGGGTACCCTGCTCACCGTGACCGGCATGAGCCGGGAGATCGCCGGGGCGTGTGCCTCGCTCGGCTCCTCGTACCTCTTCCTCGCGCCCTGGATCGGCGCGGTCGGCGGGTTCCTGGCCGGTTCCAACACCGGGGCGAACGCGATGTTCGCCGCGGGTCAGGCCGAGACCGCCCGGGCGCTCGGCCACTCCGCGGCCCACCTCGTCGCCGTCCAGAACGTCAGCGCCGCGCTGGCCTCCGGCGCCGCCGCCGCACGCGTCGCCCTGGCGGCGCAGCTGGCGGAGAACGCGCCCGGCCCCGCTTCCGTACGCCCCCGGACCGAGCCCGTCCCGGCCGACGCGCCGGGGACCGGCGGGACCGCCACCCGGCAGCTGACCGCGGCCCCGGCGGTCACGGAGACGGCCGCCGACACGCCAGTGGACACGCGCTGGGTGCTGCGCACGGTGCTGGGCGTGCACGCGCTGGTGTTCCTGACGACCGGGGTGATCGGCGTCCTGTGGGGCTGA
- a CDS encoding class I SAM-dependent methyltransferase — protein MTPDTYEPRQDVQDPQGPGAGEPEATRRNAGETESSRASRGWWDGNADEYQREHGAFLGDDRFVWGPEGLDEADAGLLGPAAGLAGRDVLEIGAGAAQCSRWLAAQGARPVALDLSHRQLQHALRIGGGVPLVEADAGALPFADGSFDLACSAYGAVPFVADPVRVMREVRRVLRPGGRWVFSVTHPIRWAFPDEPGPEGLSVAASYFDRTPYVEQDETGRAVYVEHHRTLGDRVRDVVAAGFRLVDLVEPEWPDWNTQEWGGWSPLRGHLIPGTAIFVCERD, from the coding sequence ATGACGCCAGACACGTACGAGCCGCGGCAGGACGTCCAGGACCCCCAGGGGCCCGGGGCAGGCGAACCGGAGGCGACCAGGCGAAACGCCGGCGAGACCGAGAGCAGCCGGGCCAGCCGGGGCTGGTGGGACGGCAACGCGGACGAGTACCAGCGGGAGCACGGGGCCTTCCTCGGCGACGACCGTTTCGTCTGGGGCCCGGAAGGGCTCGACGAGGCGGACGCCGGCCTGCTCGGCCCGGCCGCCGGCCTGGCCGGACGGGACGTCCTGGAGATCGGCGCCGGGGCCGCCCAGTGCTCGCGCTGGCTCGCCGCCCAGGGGGCCCGGCCGGTGGCGCTGGACCTCTCGCACCGCCAGCTCCAGCACGCGCTGCGGATCGGCGGGGGCGTCCCCCTGGTGGAGGCGGACGCCGGCGCGCTGCCCTTCGCGGACGGCTCCTTCGACCTGGCGTGTTCGGCCTACGGCGCGGTGCCGTTCGTGGCCGATCCGGTGCGGGTGATGCGCGAGGTGCGCCGGGTGCTGCGGCCCGGCGGCCGGTGGGTCTTCTCCGTCACCCACCCGATCCGCTGGGCCTTCCCGGACGAGCCGGGCCCCGAGGGCCTGTCCGTCGCGGCCTCCTACTTCGACCGCACCCCTTATGTGGAGCAGGACGAGACGGGACGTGCCGTCTACGTGGAGCACCACCGGACCCTCGGCGACCGGGTGCGGGACGTGGTGGCGGCCGGGTTCCGGCTGGTCGACCTCGTCGAGCCGGAATGGCCGGATTGGAACACGCAGGAGTGGGGCGGCTGGTCCCCGCTGCGCGGGCATCTGATCCCGGGCACGGCGATCTTCGTCTGCGAACGGGACTGA
- the rpsA gene encoding 30S ribosomal protein S1, whose translation MTSSTETTATTPQVAVNDIGNEEAFLAAIDETIKYFNDGDIVDGVIVKVDRDEVLLDIGYKTEGVIPSRELSIKHDVDPNEVVSVGDQVEALVLQKEDKEGRLILSKKRAQYERAWGTIEKIKEEDGIVTGTVIEVVKGGLILDIGLRGFLPASLVEMRRVRDLQPYVGKELEAKIIELDKNRNNVVLSRRAWLEQTQSEVRQTFLTTLQKGQVRSGVVSSIVNFGAFVDLGGVDGLVHVSELSWKHIDHPSEVVEVGQEVTVEVLDVDMDRERVSLSLKATQEDPWQQFARTHQIGQVVPGKVTKLVPFGAFVRVDEGIEGLVHISELAERHVEIPEQVVQVNDEIFVKVIDIDLERRRISLSLKQANESFGADPSVVEFDPTLYGMAASYDDQGNYIYPEGFDPEANDWLPGYEKQREEWERQYAEAQQRFEQHQAQVIKSREADEQAAAEGAAAPAAASGAGNVSGGSYSSESADTSGALASDEALAALREKLAGGQS comes from the coding sequence ATGACGAGCAGCACCGAGACCACCGCCACCACCCCGCAGGTTGCGGTCAACGACATCGGTAACGAGGAAGCCTTCCTCGCCGCGATCGACGAGACGATCAAGTACTTCAACGACGGCGACATCGTCGACGGCGTCATCGTGAAGGTCGACCGGGACGAGGTCCTGCTCGACATCGGTTACAAGACCGAAGGCGTCATCCCTTCCCGCGAGCTCTCGATCAAGCACGACGTCGACCCGAATGAGGTCGTCAGCGTCGGTGACCAGGTCGAGGCCCTCGTTCTCCAGAAGGAGGACAAGGAAGGCCGCCTGATCCTCTCGAAGAAGCGCGCCCAGTACGAGCGTGCCTGGGGCACCATCGAGAAGATCAAGGAAGAGGACGGGATCGTCACCGGTACCGTCATCGAGGTCGTCAAGGGTGGTCTCATCCTCGACATCGGCCTCCGCGGCTTCCTCCCGGCCTCCCTGGTCGAGATGCGTCGCGTCCGCGACCTCCAGCCCTACGTGGGCAAGGAGCTCGAGGCGAAGATCATCGAGCTGGACAAGAACCGCAACAACGTGGTCCTGTCCCGCCGCGCCTGGCTGGAGCAGACCCAGAGCGAGGTCCGCCAGACCTTCCTCACCACCCTCCAGAAGGGTCAGGTGCGCTCCGGCGTCGTCTCCTCCATCGTCAACTTCGGTGCCTTCGTGGACCTGGGCGGCGTCGACGGTCTCGTCCACGTCTCCGAGCTGTCCTGGAAGCACATCGACCACCCGTCCGAGGTCGTCGAGGTCGGCCAGGAGGTCACGGTCGAGGTCCTGGACGTCGACATGGACCGCGAGCGCGTCTCCCTGTCGCTCAAGGCGACCCAGGAAGACCCGTGGCAGCAGTTCGCCCGGACCCACCAGATCGGTCAGGTCGTCCCGGGTAAGGTCACCAAGCTCGTTCCGTTCGGTGCGTTCGTGCGCGTCGACGAGGGCATCGAGGGCCTGGTCCACATCTCCGAGCTGGCCGAGCGCCACGTGGAGATCCCGGAGCAGGTCGTCCAGGTCAACGACGAGATCTTCGTCAAGGTCATCGACATCGACCTCGAGCGCCGCCGCATCAGCCTCTCGCTGAAGCAGGCCAACGAGTCCTTCGGTGCCGACCCGTCCGTGGTCGAGTTCGACCCGACCCTGTACGGCATGGCCGCGTCCTACGACGACCAGGGCAACTACATCTACCCCGAGGGCTTCGACCCCGAGGCCAACGACTGGCTGCCGGGTTACGAGAAGCAGCGCGAGGAGTGGGAGCGCCAGTACGCCGAGGCGCAGCAGCGCTTCGAGCAGCACCAGGCGCAGGTCATCAAGTCCCGCGAGGCCGACGAGCAGGCCGCTGCCGAGGGTGCTGCCGCTCCGGCCGCCGCCTCCGGTGCCGGCAACGTCTCCGGCGGTTCGTACTCCTCGGAGTCGGCCGACACCTCCGGCGCCCTGGCGTCGGACGAGGCGCTGGCCGCCCTCCGCGAGAAGCTCGCCGGCGGCCAGAGCTGA
- a CDS encoding proteasome assembly chaperone family protein: protein MLDPQGLYEWEPKGLAVADLALAQETAGLVMLYHFEGYIDAGATGEQIVERLLDQLPNQVVARFDHDRLIDYRARRPLLTFQRDRWSAYETPKIELRLVQDATGAPFLLLSGPEPDVEWERFAAAVRELVERLNVRLSVNFHGIPMGVPHTRPVGITPHGNRAELVPGHRGHFDEAQVPGSAEALLEYRLTEAGHDVLGIAAHVPHYVARSPYPDAALVVLEAITSATGLVLPNAAHALRSQALRTQEEIERQVAEGDEELVALVRGLEHQYDAMAGAETRGNLVAEPLELPSADELGAEFERFLADREGEGGR from the coding sequence GTGTTGGATCCGCAGGGTTTGTACGAATGGGAGCCCAAGGGGCTCGCCGTGGCCGACCTGGCCCTGGCTCAGGAAACCGCCGGCCTGGTCATGCTCTACCACTTCGAGGGCTACATCGACGCTGGAGCGACCGGTGAGCAGATCGTCGAGCGGCTGCTCGACCAGCTGCCGAACCAGGTCGTGGCCCGCTTCGACCACGACCGGCTCATCGACTACCGGGCGCGCCGCCCGCTGCTGACCTTCCAGCGGGACCGCTGGAGCGCCTACGAGACGCCGAAGATCGAGCTGCGGCTGGTCCAGGACGCCACCGGCGCGCCGTTCCTCCTGCTGTCCGGGCCGGAACCGGACGTCGAGTGGGAGCGGTTCGCCGCCGCCGTACGGGAGTTGGTGGAACGGCTGAACGTACGCCTTTCGGTCAACTTCCACGGCATCCCGATGGGTGTGCCGCACACCCGCCCCGTCGGCATCACCCCGCACGGCAACCGCGCGGAGCTGGTACCGGGCCACCGCGGCCACTTCGACGAGGCGCAGGTGCCCGGCAGCGCCGAGGCGCTCCTCGAGTACCGGCTGACGGAGGCGGGCCACGACGTCCTCGGCATCGCCGCCCACGTCCCGCACTACGTCGCCCGCTCGCCCTACCCGGACGCCGCGCTGGTCGTCCTGGAGGCGATCACCTCGGCCACCGGCCTGGTGCTGCCCAACGCCGCGCACGCGCTGCGCAGTCAGGCGCTGCGCACCCAGGAGGAGATCGAGCGGCAGGTCGCCGAGGGGGACGAGGAGCTGGTGGCGCTCGTCCGCGGGCTGGAGCACCAGTACGACGCGATGGCCGGCGCGGAGACACGCGGGAACCTCGTCGCCGAGCCCCTGGAACTGCCGTCCGCGGACGAACTCGGCGCGGAGTTCGAGCGGTTCCTCGCCGACCGGGAGGGCGAGGGCGGCCGGTGA
- the coaE gene encoding dephospho-CoA kinase, which translates to MLKVGLTGGIGAGKSEVSRRLAAHGAVIVDSDRIAREVVEPGTAGLAAVVAEFGPEVLTPDGSLDRPRLGAVVFADAGRLAALNAIVHPLVRARSAELEAAAAPDAVVVHDVPLLVENGLAPLYDLVVVVDAREDTRLDRLVRLRGMAPEEARARMAAQATREQRLAAADIVIANDGPVAELEARVDEVWAGLCARAAEGRGIS; encoded by the coding sequence ATGCTGAAGGTGGGTCTCACGGGCGGTATCGGCGCGGGCAAGAGCGAGGTGTCGCGCCGGCTGGCCGCGCACGGAGCGGTGATCGTCGACTCGGACCGGATCGCGCGGGAGGTGGTGGAGCCGGGGACGGCCGGACTGGCCGCGGTCGTCGCGGAGTTCGGGCCGGAGGTGCTGACTCCGGACGGTTCCCTGGACCGCCCCCGCCTCGGTGCGGTCGTCTTCGCCGACGCCGGGCGGCTGGCCGCGCTGAACGCCATCGTCCATCCGCTGGTGCGGGCCCGGTCGGCCGAGCTGGAGGCCGCGGCGGCGCCGGACGCGGTCGTCGTGCACGATGTGCCGCTCCTGGTCGAGAACGGCCTGGCCCCGCTGTACGACCTGGTCGTGGTGGTCGACGCCCGGGAGGACACGCGGCTGGACCGGCTGGTGCGGCTCCGGGGCATGGCGCCGGAGGAGGCCAGGGCCCGGATGGCCGCCCAGGCCACGCGTGAACAGCGGCTCGCGGCGGCCGACATCGTGATCGCCAACGACGGTCCGGTGGCCGAGCTGGAGGCCCGGGTGGACGAGGTGTGGGCCGGGCTGTGCGCGCGGGCGGCGGAGGGCCGGGGGATCTCCTAG
- a CDS encoding tetratricopeptide repeat protein: MAEPTPETHVIDFRSAERLLDARDPRGAVKLLDSVIASHPENTAARLLRARAYFAAARLRPAEREFQHVLEREPDNAFAHFALGRTLVRSGRPEEAVRHFRLAAALDPRPDFVAAARFDDKG; this comes from the coding sequence GTGGCCGAGCCGACACCCGAGACCCACGTCATCGACTTCCGCTCCGCCGAGCGGCTGCTGGACGCCCGCGATCCGCGCGGCGCGGTCAAGCTGCTGGACTCGGTCATCGCCTCCCATCCGGAGAACACCGCGGCCCGCCTGCTGCGGGCGCGCGCCTACTTCGCCGCCGCCCGGCTCCGCCCGGCCGAGCGCGAGTTCCAGCACGTGCTGGAACGCGAACCGGACAACGCCTTCGCCCACTTCGCCCTCGGCCGGACGCTCGTCCGCTCCGGCCGGCCCGAGGAGGCCGTACGGCACTTCCGGCTGGCCGCGGCGCTCGACCCCCGGCCGGACTTCGTGGCGGCGGCCCGCTTCGACGACAAGGGCTGA
- a CDS encoding DUF6343 family protein — MRTGNEPLTARSPLRLRCGLAVLGLVFSGAGAALFALTGHPGWAAAFAALALVTIADLSVVIHHIREGAHYQPGRDVPPYEPLRDDRPPDPRP, encoded by the coding sequence ATGCGTACGGGAAACGAGCCCCTCACGGCCCGCAGCCCGCTGCGGCTGCGCTGCGGACTGGCCGTCCTCGGCCTGGTGTTCTCCGGCGCGGGAGCCGCGCTGTTCGCCCTCACCGGCCATCCCGGCTGGGCGGCGGCCTTCGCGGCCCTGGCCCTGGTGACCATCGCGGACCTGTCGGTGGTCATCCACCACATCCGCGAGGGCGCGCATTACCAGCCGGGCCGTGACGTACCGCCCTACGAACCGCTCCGGGACGACAGGCCGCCGGACCCACGGCCCTGA